A portion of the Bifidobacterium sp. ESL0800 genome contains these proteins:
- a CDS encoding aspartate carbamoyltransferase regulatory subunit: MEVTSITNGIIIDHVDAGTALTVLHYLKVDPTTTKLALIMNASSHALGAKDIIKLEDVEDLNLDALGFIAPRATVNIVRGGEIVDKAKPELPEHLVGVISCKNPRCVTTTETGLEQRFHLANAERREYRCDYCDEEAER; encoded by the coding sequence ATGGAAGTCACAAGCATCACCAACGGCATCATCATCGACCATGTGGATGCGGGCACGGCGCTCACCGTCCTGCACTATCTCAAGGTCGACCCGACCACCACCAAGCTCGCGCTCATCATGAACGCCAGCAGCCATGCACTGGGAGCCAAGGACATCATCAAGCTCGAGGATGTCGAAGACCTCAATCTCGACGCGCTCGGCTTCATCGCCCCGCGTGCCACGGTCAATATCGTGCGCGGCGGCGAAATCGTCGACAAGGCGAAGCCGGAACTGCCTGAGCATCTGGTCGGCGTTATCTCCTGCAAGAACCCGCGCTGCGTAACCACCACCGAAACGGGATTGGAACAGCGGTTCCATTTGGCCAACGCCGAACGACGCGAATACCGTTGCGATTACTGCGACGAGGAAGCGGAACGATAG
- a CDS encoding type II toxin-antitoxin system PemK/MazF family toxin, protein MRFFKGDVICTDFDPSRGHEQTKRRYAVVVSNNQYNTRCALTMICPITSNDNGYPLHFSMDELDARTVNGQRAVSGFVEVEQLKALDLNARNTAYIGKIPDRNVDTLTQAALSCLL, encoded by the coding sequence ATGAGATTTTTCAAAGGGGATGTCATATGCACCGATTTCGATCCCTCACGTGGCCACGAACAAACCAAACGTAGATACGCTGTTGTAGTGAGCAACAACCAATACAACACTCGTTGTGCATTGACGATGATTTGCCCTATTACCAGTAACGACAACGGCTATCCATTGCATTTCAGCATGGACGAACTGGATGCTCGAACCGTCAACGGTCAGCGCGCGGTATCGGGGTTCGTTGAAGTGGAACAGCTCAAGGCACTCGATTTGAATGCACGCAATACTGCATATATCGGCAAGATACCGGACCGAAATGTCGATACATTGACGCAGGCTGCCTTGTCCTGCCTGTTGTGA
- the pyrF gene encoding orotidine-5'-phosphate decarboxylase, which yields MDRLIEAIEQKDNPSVVGLDPTPALVPPQVILAQDGFAEPKEEQNGTHGMDWSGETPAAQIVTGFYGFNRAIIDAVKDLVPAVKPQIAMYEAYGSVGFDVYCLTCQYAQSQGLYVLGDIKRGDIGSTAAAYAKHLTGVNSLDGDINGHPWHEDAITVNPYFGTDGMTPFLDAAKQSDGDIFALVRTSNPSSAEIQELELAGGERVYEHVADLVEGWGADSIGKYGYSRLGAVVGATHPEQGRELRARMPHTFFLVPGYGAQGGTAADVAGMFDSSGRGAIVNSSRGIIGAWKRSGEYSESMTSQEALDLVARSARAAAVAMRDDLRKALQS from the coding sequence ATGGACCGACTGATTGAGGCCATCGAGCAGAAAGACAATCCCAGCGTGGTCGGACTCGACCCGACTCCGGCGCTGGTGCCACCGCAGGTCATCCTCGCACAGGACGGATTCGCAGAACCGAAGGAAGAGCAGAACGGCACGCATGGCATGGATTGGTCGGGCGAGACGCCGGCCGCGCAGATCGTCACCGGCTTCTACGGTTTCAACCGCGCGATCATCGACGCGGTGAAAGACCTCGTACCGGCTGTCAAGCCCCAGATTGCGATGTACGAGGCCTACGGCTCGGTGGGCTTCGACGTCTACTGTCTGACCTGCCAGTACGCGCAATCACAAGGCCTGTATGTCCTCGGTGACATTAAGCGCGGCGACATCGGCTCCACGGCCGCCGCCTACGCCAAGCACCTGACAGGCGTCAATTCTCTGGACGGCGACATCAACGGCCATCCTTGGCATGAGGACGCCATCACCGTCAACCCGTACTTCGGCACCGACGGCATGACCCCGTTTCTTGACGCGGCCAAACAGTCGGACGGCGACATCTTCGCGCTGGTGCGCACCTCGAACCCTTCGAGCGCGGAGATTCAGGAGCTCGAACTTGCCGGCGGCGAGCGGGTGTACGAACACGTAGCCGACCTGGTGGAAGGCTGGGGTGCCGATTCCATCGGCAAGTACGGCTACTCGCGGCTCGGCGCGGTGGTCGGTGCCACCCATCCCGAACAGGGACGGGAGCTGCGCGCGCGTATGCCGCATACCTTCTTCCTGGTGCCCGGCTACGGCGCACAGGGTGGCACAGCGGCGGATGTTGCCGGCATGTTTGATTCCAGCGGACGAGGTGCCATCGTCAACTCGTCGCGCGGCATCATCGGCGCATGGAAGAGGTCGGGGGAGTACAGCGAAAGCATGACCTCGCAAGAGGCGCTCGATCTGGTCGCTCGAAGCGCCCGGGCTGCTGCGGTTGCGATGCGCGACGACTTGAGAAAAGCCCTGCAATCTTAA
- a CDS encoding AbrB/MazE/SpoVT family DNA-binding domain-containing protein → MPKVTVAKWGNSEGIRIPKEIRDEANIGDGTELNVEYKDGSIILTPSGVRTVKVGRYDVPVLADLFRGYNGPYWGEEWDTGAPVGAEDI, encoded by the coding sequence ATGCCGAAGGTGACGGTGGCGAAATGGGGCAACAGCGAAGGCATTCGCATCCCCAAGGAGATCAGGGACGAAGCCAACATAGGGGACGGCACCGAGCTCAATGTGGAATACAAGGATGGTTCCATCATTCTGACGCCAAGTGGCGTGCGGACGGTGAAAGTCGGTAGATATGACGTGCCTGTGCTCGCGGATCTCTTCCGTGGCTACAACGGCCCATATTGGGGTGAGGAATGGGACACCGGCGCGCCAGTAGGTGCGGAGGATATCTGA
- a CDS encoding metalloregulator ArsR/SmtB family transcription factor yields the protein MGVQTTLSALADPARREILQLLRRRVMNAGELAQATGLSASRLSYHLKKLREAELVTDSREGTTIWYEPNLTVLDDTIVWLKELQRNEAISKASDYSAKFAETRKPSSATSGVVVETADCGKEKKQGE from the coding sequence ATGGGTGTGCAGACCACGTTGTCGGCGCTCGCGGACCCGGCGCGGCGCGAGATTCTGCAGTTGCTGCGGCGCAGAGTGATGAACGCCGGAGAACTCGCGCAGGCCACGGGATTGTCGGCGTCAAGGCTTTCGTACCATCTCAAGAAGCTGCGCGAGGCCGAGCTGGTGACGGACAGCCGCGAGGGCACGACGATCTGGTACGAGCCAAATCTGACCGTGCTCGACGACACCATCGTCTGGTTGAAGGAGTTGCAACGCAACGAGGCGATTTCCAAAGCTTCGGATTATAGCGCGAAATTCGCCGAAACGAGGAAGCCATCATCCGCAACCAGTGGGGTAGTGGTCGAAACGGCGGACTGCGGCAAAGAAAAGAAACAAGGAGAATAA
- the pyrB gene encoding aspartate carbamoyltransferase gives MVGSSVVTLDDIPISEIQVLLDKAQYIDSHRKEVANTCTGRVLATLFYEPSTRTRLSFETAMLRLGGKVIGFAGAQLSSATKGETIHDTVKVVSQYADLIAMRHPKEGAALVAAQSSDVPVINAGDGGHMHPTQTLADLSTIQARFGRVTDLTVGLCGDLTFGRTVHSLIETLCRFGNVRFVLISPDELKTPQYVLDRIDQSPTCSYVEVKDLSAAIGDLDVLYMTRVQQERFFNEDDYLRLRDTYILDGAKMKLAKPKMAVLHPLPRVNEIAKEVDDDPRAAYFEQVRRGMLMRMALESSVLGDKLPGYETSKEVLA, from the coding sequence TTGGTCGGTTCCAGCGTGGTGACGTTGGATGATATACCGATTTCCGAGATTCAGGTATTGCTTGACAAAGCGCAATACATTGATTCCCACAGAAAAGAAGTGGCGAACACCTGCACAGGCCGGGTGTTGGCCACTTTGTTTTATGAGCCGAGTACGCGCACGCGCCTGAGCTTCGAGACCGCGATGCTCCGGCTCGGCGGCAAGGTGATCGGCTTCGCCGGCGCCCAGCTCTCCTCGGCCACCAAAGGCGAGACCATCCACGACACGGTGAAGGTCGTCTCGCAGTACGCCGACCTGATCGCCATGCGCCACCCCAAGGAAGGCGCCGCTCTCGTGGCCGCGCAATCCTCGGACGTGCCGGTCATCAACGCCGGTGACGGCGGACATATGCACCCTACGCAGACCCTGGCCGATCTCTCGACCATCCAGGCGAGGTTCGGGCGGGTCACCGACCTGACCGTGGGGCTGTGCGGCGACCTGACCTTCGGACGCACCGTCCACTCGCTGATCGAGACGCTCTGCCGCTTCGGCAACGTGCGTTTCGTGCTCATCAGCCCCGACGAGCTGAAAACCCCGCAATATGTGCTCGATCGCATCGACCAAAGCCCGACCTGCTCCTACGTCGAGGTCAAGGATCTTTCGGCGGCCATCGGCGACCTTGACGTGCTCTACATGACCCGCGTGCAGCAGGAACGTTTCTTCAACGAGGACGATTACCTGCGTCTGCGCGACACCTACATCCTGGATGGGGCCAAGATGAAGCTCGCCAAGCCGAAGATGGCCGTGCTGCACCCACTGCCGCGCGTCAACGAGATCGCCAAGGAAGTCGACGACGACCCGCGCGCCGCCTACTTCGAGCAGGTGCGCCGCGGCATGCTGATGCGCATGGCGCTGGAAAGCTCGGTTTTGGGCGATAAACTGCCCGGTTACGAGACAAGCAAGGAGGTGTTGGCCTGA
- a CDS encoding helix-turn-helix transcriptional regulator encodes MRNRLTQLRTEKGLSQAALAELASVSRQTIISIEKGRFDPSLPLAFHLASIFGCTIEDIFDPDEKVDEE; translated from the coding sequence ATGAGAAATCGTCTTACACAACTGCGAACCGAAAAAGGTCTGTCGCAGGCGGCGCTCGCCGAACTTGCCAGCGTAAGCCGTCAGACCATCATCTCCATCGAAAAGGGCCGCTTTGACCCGTCTCTGCCACTGGCGTTCCATCTCGCCTCGATCTTCGGCTGCACCATCGAGGACATCTTTGATCCGGACGAAAAAGTCGACGAAGAATGA
- a CDS encoding dihydroorotate dehydrogenase — protein MNEQTQQAEQMNVLEPHEWRHKTIVAGTEWKNPVGTASGTFQLDACGDYYDVSQMGAICTKGVSPVPWEGNPGPRTAEGPSSMVNSVGLQNPGVDHYLTDELPRLKKLGAMVITNVAGHSDEDYAQVVAKLADSQADMLEINVSCPNVSHGGMSVGTDPVALSRLIKHLRALTSKPMIVKLSPNVTDIVQVAHAAVDAGADALSLINTLVGMRIGINTGKPILANRTGGVSGPAIFPIALSFVWRVRQAIPGIPIIGIGGIDSGEKALEYLYAGANAVEVGAAALVDPTAPMRVARELDDLLDSRPELAAKLAKGQTW, from the coding sequence ATGAACGAGCAAACGCAACAGGCCGAGCAGATGAACGTCTTGGAACCCCACGAATGGCGGCACAAGACCATCGTCGCGGGCACGGAATGGAAGAACCCGGTCGGCACGGCCTCGGGCACGTTCCAACTCGACGCCTGCGGCGACTACTACGATGTGAGCCAGATGGGCGCCATCTGCACCAAGGGCGTCTCGCCGGTGCCGTGGGAGGGCAATCCCGGACCGCGTACCGCCGAAGGCCCGTCCAGCATGGTCAACTCGGTCGGCCTGCAGAATCCCGGTGTTGACCATTATCTGACCGACGAACTGCCACGGCTCAAGAAACTCGGTGCCATGGTCATCACCAATGTCGCCGGACACAGCGATGAGGACTACGCACAGGTGGTTGCCAAACTCGCCGACTCCCAGGCCGACATGCTCGAAATCAACGTCAGCTGCCCGAACGTGAGCCACGGTGGCATGAGCGTCGGCACTGATCCGGTTGCGCTGAGCCGCCTTATCAAGCATTTGCGGGCGTTGACCAGCAAGCCGATGATCGTGAAGCTTTCTCCGAACGTCACCGACATCGTTCAGGTCGCGCACGCCGCGGTGGATGCCGGGGCCGACGCGCTGAGCCTCATCAACACACTGGTCGGCATGCGTATCGGCATCAACACAGGCAAGCCGATTCTTGCCAACCGTACCGGCGGTGTCTCCGGCCCCGCCATCTTCCCGATTGCCCTGAGTTTCGTCTGGCGCGTGCGTCAGGCCATCCCCGGCATTCCGATCATCGGCATCGGCGGCATCGATTCGGGGGAGAAGGCGTTGGAATACCTCTACGCCGGTGCGAACGCCGTCGAGGTCGGAGCCGCTGCGTTGGTCGACCCGACCGCCCCGATGCGCGTGGCTCGTGAGCTCGACGATCTGCTCGACTCCCGTCCGGAACTGGCCGCGAAACTGGCCAAAGGCCAGACTTGGTGA
- a CDS encoding dihydroorotase, with product MLTIHDIAVWDTGERIDLIVPETDTKRLLAEADAVVSGDIDGSSLIVAPGLADPHVHFRDPGQRAKETMVSGCEAAAAGGYTRVLIMPNTLPAADGRDIEVQDVVDGGEELKEVGVDNTLDYLQRYEQLHHIQLPVRYDLSVCASLGRAGKRPTRPADYARFMDHTGQSSVDNHAIAKTAANVAGAVSQHPLRGITDDGSAITDTILDEVLADAKATGLPVLEHCEHHDSGAINDGAVSRKLGIAGIPAETELTIVNRDIAASRRTGAHIHFQHVSTAGAFDAVRRAKAEGLPITCETAPHYLALCDEDILKYGAMAKMNPPLRSEADRRATVAAIADGTVDMIATDHAPHTAEEKASGLADAPNGIIGLECAYGVCHKVLVESGAISDERLIELMALAPERLLGHTPTDVAMLLNTSSKCATKRTLDLNKVEHPETVDLTLIDTRHQWTVDSSRFHSKGRNTPFDGWKLTGRPMATIIGSKLVFSRLGAQ from the coding sequence ATGCTCACCATTCATGACATCGCGGTGTGGGACACCGGCGAACGTATCGATCTTATCGTGCCGGAAACCGACACCAAGCGGTTGCTTGCCGAAGCGGACGCCGTCGTATCCGGAGATATCGACGGTTCGTCGCTGATTGTCGCGCCGGGGCTTGCCGACCCGCATGTGCATTTCCGCGATCCGGGTCAGCGAGCCAAGGAGACGATGGTCTCCGGCTGTGAGGCTGCAGCGGCCGGCGGCTACACGCGCGTGCTGATCATGCCGAACACGTTGCCCGCGGCCGACGGACGTGACATCGAGGTTCAGGACGTTGTTGACGGCGGCGAGGAGCTCAAGGAAGTCGGCGTTGACAATACGCTTGACTACCTGCAACGATACGAGCAATTGCACCATATACAGCTGCCGGTTCGCTACGACCTCTCCGTCTGTGCCTCGCTGGGGCGTGCCGGGAAACGACCGACGAGGCCGGCGGATTATGCCAGGTTCATGGACCACACCGGGCAATCGTCGGTCGATAATCATGCCATAGCTAAGACGGCCGCGAACGTAGCCGGCGCCGTTTCGCAGCATCCGCTGCGTGGAATCACCGACGACGGGTCGGCCATCACCGACACGATTCTCGACGAGGTGCTCGCCGATGCGAAAGCGACCGGGTTGCCGGTGCTGGAACATTGCGAACATCACGACTCCGGAGCCATCAACGACGGTGCGGTCAGCAGAAAACTTGGCATCGCAGGAATTCCTGCCGAAACCGAACTGACGATCGTCAACCGCGATATCGCAGCTTCACGACGAACCGGTGCCCATATCCATTTCCAGCATGTCTCTACGGCCGGTGCATTCGACGCCGTTCGCCGAGCCAAAGCCGAAGGGCTGCCGATTACCTGCGAGACTGCTCCGCACTATCTGGCGCTTTGTGATGAGGATATCCTCAAGTACGGCGCGATGGCCAAGATGAATCCGCCGTTGAGAAGTGAAGCGGACCGTCGCGCTACGGTTGCCGCGATTGCGGACGGCACCGTCGATATGATCGCCACCGACCACGCCCCGCACACGGCAGAGGAAAAGGCGTCTGGCCTGGCGGATGCGCCCAACGGTATCATCGGTTTGGAATGCGCGTACGGAGTCTGTCATAAGGTACTGGTCGAAAGCGGTGCCATCAGCGACGAACGGTTGATCGAACTCATGGCCTTGGCACCGGAACGGCTGTTGGGCCACACGCCGACGGACGTGGCAATGCTGCTCAACACCTCGTCGAAGTGCGCGACGAAACGGACGTTGGATTTGAACAAAGTCGAACATCCCGAAACCGTCGATCTGACTTTGATTGACACCCGTCATCAATGGACGGTCGATTCCTCCCGATTCCATTCCAAGGGACGCAACACCCCGTTCGACGGATGGAAGCTCACCGGCAGGCCCATGGCGACCATCATCGGCTCAAAGCTGGTGTTCAGCAGGCTGGGAGCGCAGTGA
- a CDS encoding AMP-dependent synthetase/ligase: MQQEYTQPLVRPIESDRNIFTLLDDRAKRTPDESLVEYVGGDGKWKSFTATQFRDKVIALAKGLIARGVKPGDCVAIIAHTSWQWTALDMAIMSIGALTVPVYETNSPAQVQMIFNDSNVRMAFAEDDGQRDKIDAVRDSCADLKDVYVIAAGAIETIEKFGQNVTDEEFWQREQAVKGGDLATIVYTSGSTGTPKGIELTHSNFVFITISGVQSMGDILNKPGRRLLLFLPLAHVFARFMQLVCFAGTVTLGLSSNFKTILADFRTFKPTFILAVPRIFEKIYNAASQKAGSGAAGRIFSHATETAIAWSKAQQSGQPIPRALRIRHALYNKLVYSTIMQIFGGRVEYAVSGGAPLNATIAHFFNGVGLPLLEGYGMTETCAPAMVNPTKGYKIGTVGIPLQGVTVGVSDTGELCIKSRAVCVGYHNHPEITAEQIVDGWLHTGDLGSLDSDGFVTLTGRKKDIIITAGGKNVSPAEVEASVMTSPVVSQCVMVGDRKPFIAAIISIDLQDANAWLVSEGAEPVKDLKEASENPIVRAEVERAVNKANELVSRAESIRKFEIVPDEFTEANGMLTPSLKAKRQVITDHYKNLIDNVIYAPKKS; the protein is encoded by the coding sequence ATGCAGCAGGAATATACACAGCCGTTGGTCCGTCCGATCGAAAGCGACCGGAACATCTTCACGCTGCTTGACGACCGTGCCAAGCGCACGCCGGATGAGTCACTGGTCGAGTACGTAGGCGGTGACGGCAAGTGGAAGTCCTTCACGGCGACGCAATTTCGGGATAAGGTCATCGCGCTTGCCAAAGGACTGATCGCGCGCGGCGTCAAGCCGGGGGATTGTGTGGCTATCATCGCCCACACTTCCTGGCAGTGGACGGCGCTTGACATGGCCATCATGTCCATCGGCGCGCTCACGGTTCCCGTCTACGAGACCAATTCGCCCGCCCAGGTGCAGATGATCTTCAACGATTCCAACGTCAGGATGGCCTTCGCCGAAGACGACGGGCAGCGCGACAAGATCGATGCCGTGCGCGATTCCTGCGCCGACCTCAAAGACGTCTATGTCATCGCCGCCGGTGCCATCGAAACCATCGAGAAGTTCGGTCAGAACGTCACCGACGAAGAGTTCTGGCAACGTGAACAGGCGGTCAAAGGCGGCGATCTGGCCACTATCGTCTATACGTCCGGCTCCACCGGCACGCCCAAGGGCATCGAACTGACCCATTCGAATTTCGTGTTCATCACCATCTCCGGCGTGCAGTCCATGGGCGACATCCTGAACAAACCCGGCCGCAGGCTGCTGCTCTTCCTGCCGTTGGCGCACGTCTTCGCCCGGTTCATGCAGCTGGTCTGCTTTGCAGGAACGGTCACTCTGGGGCTTTCCAGCAATTTCAAGACTATCTTGGCGGATTTCCGCACGTTCAAGCCGACGTTCATCCTCGCGGTCCCGCGTATCTTCGAAAAGATCTACAACGCCGCCTCGCAGAAGGCCGGCTCCGGTGCCGCCGGCCGCATCTTCTCCCACGCCACCGAAACGGCCATCGCCTGGTCGAAGGCCCAGCAGTCCGGACAGCCGATTCCGCGTGCCTTGCGTATACGCCACGCCCTTTACAACAAGCTGGTCTATTCCACTATCATGCAGATTTTCGGTGGAAGGGTTGAATATGCGGTCTCCGGCGGCGCCCCGCTCAACGCGACCATCGCCCACTTCTTCAACGGCGTCGGCCTGCCCCTGCTCGAAGGCTACGGCATGACCGAAACCTGTGCGCCGGCGATGGTCAACCCCACCAAAGGCTACAAGATCGGCACCGTGGGCATCCCGCTGCAAGGCGTCACCGTCGGTGTGAGCGATACGGGGGAGCTGTGCATCAAGAGCCGTGCGGTATGCGTCGGCTACCACAACCATCCTGAGATCACCGCCGAACAGATCGTCGACGGATGGCTTCATACCGGCGATCTCGGCTCGCTTGATTCCGATGGATTCGTCACGCTGACCGGCCGTAAGAAAGACATCATCATCACCGCCGGCGGCAAGAACGTCTCGCCCGCCGAGGTGGAGGCTTCCGTCATGACCTCGCCGGTGGTCAGCCAATGCGTCATGGTCGGCGACCGCAAGCCGTTCATCGCCGCGATCATCTCGATCGACCTGCAGGACGCGAATGCCTGGCTCGTCTCCGAGGGCGCCGAACCGGTCAAGGACCTGAAGGAAGCCAGTGAGAACCCGATCGTGCGCGCCGAGGTCGAGCGTGCCGTCAACAAGGCCAACGAGCTGGTCTCGCGCGCCGAATCCATCCGCAAGTTCGAGATCGTCCCCGACGAGTTCACCGAGGCCAACGGCATGCTCACCCCGAGCCTCAAGGCCAAGCGCCAGGTCATCACCGACCACTACAAGAACCTGATCGACAACGTCATCTACGCGCCAAAGAAGAGTTGA
- a CDS encoding dihydroorotate dehydrogenase electron transfer subunit, translated as MPTVTTQTVERQAAEAGRKPGRRTDEVIAASMLSEGIYELVIRDSYVAATVQPAQFVNLYPADATMALPRPFGVAKVEGDDVTLIYQIVGAGTQEFSGLTAGDTVDVLGPLGNPFDTGKTANYVLVGGGLGVPPLLYAAQRLSERDDGTQVTSVFGYRDARFADGLVRPYADATHSITNADGNVVDLLNDIEDELGHGSQKPIILSCGPTPMMKAVAAWASKRSIPAQFSLEARMGCGYGACVACVVDTPQGRLKVCKDGPVFTTKQLGWEA; from the coding sequence ATGCCCACGGTCACCACGCAAACCGTCGAGCGGCAGGCGGCCGAAGCCGGAAGAAAGCCCGGCAGACGCACCGACGAGGTGATCGCCGCGTCGATGCTCTCGGAAGGCATCTACGAGCTGGTCATCCGCGACTCCTACGTCGCCGCAACCGTGCAGCCGGCCCAGTTTGTGAACCTGTATCCCGCCGATGCCACGATGGCGTTGCCCCGTCCATTCGGCGTGGCCAAGGTCGAGGGCGACGATGTCACGCTGATCTACCAGATTGTAGGCGCTGGAACGCAAGAGTTTTCAGGGCTTACGGCCGGCGACACCGTCGATGTCCTCGGCCCGCTTGGCAACCCGTTCGATACTGGAAAGACTGCGAACTACGTGCTTGTCGGCGGAGGTCTGGGAGTGCCGCCGTTGCTCTACGCTGCGCAACGGCTCAGCGAACGTGACGACGGCACACAGGTCACCTCGGTTTTCGGCTATCGAGACGCGCGTTTCGCCGACGGCCTGGTCAGGCCGTATGCCGATGCGACGCATAGCATCACCAACGCCGATGGCAACGTCGTCGATTTACTGAATGATATCGAAGACGAATTGGGCCACGGCAGCCAAAAACCGATCATCCTTTCCTGCGGGCCGACACCCATGATGAAGGCTGTCGCGGCTTGGGCCAGCAAGCGCAGCATTCCAGCTCAGTTCAGCCTGGAAGCCCGCATGGGCTGCGGTTATGGCGCGTGTGTGGCCTGCGTGGTCGATACACCGCAAGGAAGGCTTAAGGTCTGCAAGGACGGGCCCGTCTTTACTACCAAACAATTGGGCTGGGAGGCGTGA
- a CDS encoding SdpI family protein — MSGHDEERKSAAESEHGDDPEIKGRRPVASQGSGNRNWKSAIAGAKGWNLAMVLLGLLPLIVYLLALPYMPDRVPMHYNAHGELDSWGGKGDWLFFPLFTLLVCLVWLVCEIPVERSARKQSNAGMSAKTTVRVWIIGGCCMFVVLNVLNVWFIADAFGKGRGGSVIPLEAILNVVTGLVFIVVGNVMPNTRMNRWSGVRVPGAFKSRESWRRCQRFGGFMFILGGVILVVFGLALHTYDVVNLYAILAIVLVILVAVSIYGVYAGRKYGNVGGPVRDRE, encoded by the coding sequence ATGAGTGGTCATGATGAGGAACGGAAATCGGCAGCAGAATCAGAGCATGGCGATGACCCCGAAATCAAAGGCCGTCGGCCTGTCGCGTCTCAAGGGTCCGGAAACCGAAACTGGAAATCCGCGATTGCCGGTGCGAAGGGCTGGAACCTGGCGATGGTGCTTTTAGGGCTGCTGCCGCTGATTGTCTACCTGCTGGCATTGCCGTATATGCCCGATCGCGTGCCCATGCACTACAATGCGCACGGTGAGCTCGACAGCTGGGGCGGCAAGGGCGACTGGCTCTTCTTCCCGTTGTTCACGTTGCTGGTCTGCTTGGTCTGGCTGGTCTGCGAGATTCCTGTCGAACGTTCCGCTCGCAAGCAGTCGAATGCCGGCATGAGCGCTAAGACGACGGTGCGCGTGTGGATTATCGGAGGATGCTGCATGTTCGTGGTACTCAACGTTCTCAATGTGTGGTTCATCGCCGACGCGTTCGGCAAAGGGCGCGGTGGATCGGTCATACCTCTGGAGGCGATCCTGAACGTCGTCACCGGTTTGGTGTTCATCGTCGTCGGCAACGTCATGCCGAACACCAGGATGAATCGATGGAGCGGTGTCCGTGTGCCGGGAGCCTTCAAAAGCCGTGAATCGTGGCGTCGTTGCCAGCGTTTCGGCGGGTTCATGTTCATCCTCGGCGGCGTGATCTTGGTGGTCTTCGGGCTGGCCCTGCACACCTACGACGTGGTGAACCTCTACGCCATTCTTGCCATCGTGCTGGTCATCCTTGTCGCGGTCTCAATCTACGGCGTTTACGCAGGCAGGAAATACGGAAACGTCGGCGGTCCAGTGCGCGATCGGGAATAA
- the pyrE gene encoding orotate phosphoribosyltransferase, with the protein MTPIDERFTEFLLQSGALKFGDFTLKSGRQSPYFINAGAFNNGRKIATLGAFYAEKITSAIADGTLPSDIATIFGPAYKGIPLAVSTSIALTSMHGMEVGYTFDRKEKKDHGDGGILVGTPLEDGMKVLLVDDVMTAGTAVREVVPKLKSAADVDIVGLVLSVDRMEKTKDSDMSAVKSVEQEFGFPVLSIANVREIFAAASRMVTTDGNPLLDTDIKERADAYLAKYGA; encoded by the coding sequence ATGACTCCGATAGACGAACGTTTCACCGAGTTCCTCTTGCAATCGGGAGCGTTGAAATTCGGCGACTTCACGCTGAAATCCGGCAGACAGTCACCGTACTTCATCAACGCCGGTGCCTTCAACAACGGCCGCAAGATCGCCACGTTGGGTGCGTTCTACGCCGAAAAGATCACCTCGGCCATCGCCGACGGCACCTTGCCGAGCGATATCGCCACGATTTTCGGCCCAGCCTACAAGGGCATCCCGCTGGCGGTCTCCACATCCATCGCGCTGACCAGCATGCACGGCATGGAGGTCGGCTACACCTTCGACCGCAAGGAAAAGAAGGACCACGGCGACGGCGGCATCCTCGTCGGCACGCCGCTTGAGGACGGCATGAAGGTCCTGCTGGTCGACGATGTGATGACCGCCGGCACCGCGGTTCGCGAGGTCGTTCCGAAACTCAAGTCCGCGGCCGATGTTGACATCGTGGGCTTGGTGCTTTCCGTCGACCGTATGGAAAAGACCAAGGACTCCGACATGTCCGCCGTCAAGTCGGTCGAGCAGGAGTTCGGCTTCCCGGTCCTCTCCATCGCCAACGTGCGCGAGATCTTCGCCGCCGCCTCGCGCATGGTCACCACCGACGGCAACCCGCTGCTCGATACCGATATCAAGGAGCGTGCAGATGCATATTTGGCCAAATATGGTGCATGA